In a genomic window of Dehalococcoidia bacterium:
- a CDS encoding OB-fold domain-containing protein yields the protein MSEKIKPIPQPESDKYWEGANENKLLIQKFGDHIQFYPRAVSTKDGSRDVEWIEASGKAKLYTFTIVHQAPHPSFVEEVPYIAAIVTLEEGINMPTRIIGVDPEPENLSIGMDLILDFIDADGQNLPVFKPA from the coding sequence ATGAGTGAAAAGATAAAGCCCATACCTCAACCAGAATCAGATAAATATTGGGAAGGAGCTAATGAGAATAAATTATTAATCCAAAAGTTTGGTGATCATATTCAATTCTACCCAAGAGCTGTATCTACCAAAGATGGTAGTAGAGATGTTGAATGGATAGAAGCATCAGGCAAAGCAAAATTATATACTTTTACAATAGTTCATCAAGCACCACATCCAAGTTTTGTAGAAGAAGTACCATATATTGCTGCAATAGTTACCCTAGAAGAAGGTATAAATATGCCTACAAGAATTATAGGAGTTGATCCAGAACCAGAAAATCTAAGTATAGGGATGGACTTAATATTAGATTTTATTGATGCAGATGGACAAAACTTACCAGTATTTAAGCCAGCATAA
- a CDS encoding MBL fold metallo-hydrolase, which produces MDITWLGNNSFFISDELVSIVVNPDDSILSSSLINENSVVIATESQSSYSTNLPVVDSPGEYEVNNLSIFGVANGILKSGEKLVSTCFKLESRGLSVAVVGNIGGPFDSEALSGLSSSHAVVFSPDNNNIDAEILVNAIRSLETKKIIISGFDKNSAKSSPGLDSVNKVLGVKDFESKNKASFTLNNLGDSQEIIILEN; this is translated from the coding sequence ATGGATATAACTTGGTTAGGTAATAATTCTTTTTTTATATCAGATGAACTGGTAAGTATTGTAGTAAATCCAGATGATTCAATTCTGAGTTCTTCATTAATAAATGAGAACTCAGTTGTTATTGCAACAGAATCACAAAGCTCTTATTCTACTAATCTTCCAGTTGTAGACTCACCAGGAGAATATGAAGTTAATAATTTGTCTATTTTTGGAGTAGCAAATGGAATATTAAAATCTGGTGAAAAGCTAGTAAGTACTTGTTTTAAGCTTGAATCTAGAGGCCTTTCAGTTGCTGTAGTTGGTAATATTGGTGGTCCATTTGATTCAGAGGCTCTCTCAGGGCTTAGTTCATCTCACGCAGTTGTATTTTCACCTGATAATAATAATATTGACGCAGAAATACTTGTTAATGCTATAAGATCTTTAGAAACTAAGAAAATAATCATTTCTGGATTCGATAAAAATTCTGCTAAGAGTAGTCCAGGTTTAGATAGTGTAAACAAAGTATTAGGAGTTAAGGATTTTGAATCAAAAAATAAAGCTTCTTTTACTTTGAATAATTTGGGAGATTCTCAAGAAATTATTATTCTAGAAAATTAA
- the der gene encoding ribosome biogenesis GTPase Der yields the protein MIISIIGRPNVGKSTLFNRIAGERISIVSSVSGTTRDRISINTNWNGKNFILIDTGGIDQKSDELFQTSITDQALSAIRESDKLIFMVDGKEGINPLDYEVIDLIRKNNKKAILAINKLDLANSQHNSFEFSGLSEFETVKISAYHNRGITDLLEKVLDDSKNIPSDLENIKLSIVGHPNVGKSSIFNLLTESNRSIVSEIPGTTRDSIDYLINYDDKNIKFIDTAGLRKRGQIDPGIEKYSSIRSLKSIEMADVCILIINAEEMITAQDLHISGFIKDLMRPCIIVLNKIDLLDNIESENLINRLKEKFSHIPDIPVILTSAKEVKNIDKIVPEAIKVYENSIKRINQKELNKCFLDALTKKQPPSKGNKTPELFSISQYKVGPPGFKFESSNYDLIHFSYKRYLENNIRQNFDFAGCPISLKFVKGKKY from the coding sequence ATGATTATTTCCATAATTGGTAGACCTAATGTAGGTAAATCAACATTATTTAATAGAATAGCTGGAGAAAGAATATCTATTGTATCTAGTGTGTCAGGTACTACGAGGGATCGTATTTCAATTAACACTAACTGGAATGGAAAGAATTTTATATTAATTGATACTGGAGGAATTGATCAAAAGTCAGATGAATTGTTTCAGACTTCAATTACAGACCAAGCCTTAAGTGCCATAAGAGAAAGTGATAAATTAATCTTTATGGTTGATGGAAAAGAAGGAATAAATCCTCTAGATTATGAAGTCATCGATCTAATAAGAAAAAACAATAAGAAAGCAATCCTTGCTATCAATAAATTAGATTTAGCTAATAGTCAGCATAACTCTTTTGAATTCAGCGGATTATCGGAGTTTGAAACTGTAAAAATTAGTGCATATCACAATAGGGGTATAACTGATTTATTAGAAAAAGTTTTAGATGATTCAAAAAATATTCCATCTGATTTAGAAAATATAAAACTTTCAATAGTTGGACACCCTAATGTTGGTAAATCAAGTATTTTTAATTTACTAACCGAATCAAATAGGTCAATAGTCAGTGAAATTCCTGGAACAACTAGAGACAGTATTGATTATTTGATTAATTATGATGATAAAAACATAAAGTTTATTGACACAGCTGGTCTTAGAAAAAGAGGTCAAATTGATCCAGGAATAGAAAAATATTCATCAATAAGGTCATTAAAATCAATCGAAATGGCAGATGTGTGTATTTTGATAATTAACGCTGAAGAAATGATCACAGCTCAAGATCTGCATATTTCTGGTTTCATAAAAGACCTAATGAGACCATGCATTATAGTATTAAATAAAATCGATCTTCTAGATAATATTGAATCTGAAAATCTAATAAATAGATTGAAAGAAAAATTTAGTCATATACCTGATATACCTGTAATACTTACATCAGCAAAAGAAGTAAAAAATATTGATAAAATTGTACCAGAAGCTATAAAGGTGTATGAAAACTCAATTAAAAGAATTAATCAAAAAGAACTTAATAAATGCTTTTTGGATGCCTTAACAAAAAAACAACCTCCGTCAAAAGGTAATAAGACTCCAGAGTTATTTTCAATTAGCCAATACAAGGTGGGTCCACCTGGGTTCAAATTTGAATCATCAAATTATGACTTAATACACTTTAGTTATAAAAGATATCTTGAAAATAATATTCGTCAAAACTTTGATTTTGCGGGATGTCCCATAAGTTTAAAGTTCGTCAAGGGGAAAAAATATTGA
- a CDS encoding NAD(P)H-dependent glycerol-3-phosphate dehydrogenase: MKQNKVTVVGSTSWGITLCNILSENVGKLFLLSRNDEENKNLNRTRSISRNLQFNIKKNIIISNFAEEIISESNIIILAVPSANIEENINRICNYITEDHVVISAVKGFENNSKKTISRYILEKLSIPKENIGVISGPNISLEIYKNKPATSVIGISPIHENNIRRIFNTNSFRTYSSNDVLGIELGGILKNIFAIGAGIIFEYNLGTNSMASYITRSLYEITKLSKYFGGEIKTFYGNSGLGDLITTCFNENSRNNKLGRLIAQGKNLEVALESIDGVVEGIQTTKIIKEILGEKIIEFPITNEIYKVLFQEKNPMEGITDLMSRENTNE; this comes from the coding sequence ATGAAACAAAATAAAGTAACTGTTGTAGGGTCTACATCTTGGGGAATTACGCTATGTAATATTCTTTCAGAAAATGTTGGTAAATTATTTTTGTTATCTAGAAATGATGAAGAAAATAAAAATCTAAATCGAACAAGATCTATATCAAGAAATCTACAATTTAATATAAAAAAAAATATAATTATTTCAAATTTTGCGGAAGAAATAATTAGCGAATCAAATATAATTATCTTAGCCGTACCTAGTGCAAATATAGAAGAAAATATAAATAGAATTTGTAATTATATAACTGAAGATCACGTTGTTATAAGTGCAGTTAAGGGTTTTGAAAATAATTCAAAAAAAACAATATCTCGATATATTTTAGAAAAATTAAGTATTCCTAAAGAAAATATTGGTGTTATTTCAGGTCCTAATATTTCTTTAGAAATATATAAAAATAAACCTGCCACTTCGGTAATTGGAATAAGTCCAATTCATGAAAATAATATAAGAAGAATTTTTAACACTAATTCATTTAGAACTTACAGCTCAAATGATGTTCTGGGAATTGAATTAGGAGGCATACTTAAGAATATTTTTGCAATTGGTGCTGGAATTATTTTTGAATATAATCTAGGAACTAATTCTATGGCTTCTTATATTACAAGGAGTTTATATGAAATTACAAAACTATCTAAATATTTTGGAGGAGAAATTAAAACTTTTTATGGTAATTCAGGTTTAGGAGATCTTATTACTACATGTTTTAACGAAAATAGCAGAAATAATAAACTAGGTAGATTAATAGCTCAGGGAAAAAATTTAGAAGTAGCCTTAGAAAGTATTGATGGAGTAGTTGAAGGGATTCAAACTACAAAAATAATAAAAGAAATATTAGGTGAAAAAATAATTGAATTTCCAATTACTAATGAAATTTATAAGGTACTCTTTCAAGAAAAAAATCCTATGGAAGGCATTACTGATCTAATGAGTAGAGAAAATACTAATGAATAG
- a CDS encoding 50S ribosomal protein L11 methyltransferase — protein sequence MLDKSIIEVSLEIEKEFVEPVSYLLKKHCDFDYIVEEKLEYSPDENETKPEINTVIIRSYIIDDKEQKSKIAFIEGGISLIRLVAEIPEIRIKKILEKEWINQEFPSIKIGEKFIISSDKSLSFNKDSRILINLNPGLGFGTGHHPTTKMMLEHIEKINFSNKKVLDFGCGSGILTIAVNKMDALEVWSIDTDEMAIISSQENLKRSNINTEKLLQGSLETLDNKLLFDIILANISSNIIMKYSYEMKKKLSLDGLLICSGILSKDADITSEKLIDNGFEMISKTIEEDWVSMILR from the coding sequence ATGTTAGATAAATCAATTATTGAAGTATCTCTAGAAATAGAAAAAGAATTCGTTGAACCCGTTTCATATTTACTAAAGAAACATTGTGACTTTGATTATATAGTGGAAGAAAAACTAGAATATAGTCCCGATGAAAATGAAACAAAGCCAGAAATAAATACTGTAATAATTAGATCGTATATTATAGATGATAAGGAACAAAAATCTAAGATTGCATTTATAGAAGGTGGTATTTCTTTAATTAGACTAGTTGCAGAAATACCTGAAATAAGAATAAAAAAAATTTTAGAGAAAGAATGGATAAACCAAGAATTTCCCTCAATAAAAATTGGGGAAAAATTTATTATAAGCTCAGATAAATCGTTAAGTTTCAATAAAGATTCTCGAATACTAATAAACTTAAATCCAGGTCTAGGATTTGGAACTGGTCATCATCCAACTACTAAAATGATGCTGGAGCATATAGAAAAAATAAACTTTTCAAATAAAAAAGTTCTTGATTTTGGTTGTGGTTCGGGTATTTTGACAATTGCTGTTAATAAGATGGATGCACTAGAAGTATGGTCTATAGATACAGATGAAATGGCTATTATTTCATCTCAAGAAAACTTAAAGAGATCAAATATTAATACAGAAAAATTATTGCAAGGTTCTCTAGAAACTTTAGACAATAAACTTCTTTTTGACATAATTTTAGCTAATATTTCTTCAAATATTATTATGAAATATTCATACGAAATGAAAAAAAAATTAAGTCTAGATGGTTTATTGATTTGCTCAGGCATTCTTTCAAAAGATGCTGATATTACATCAGAAAAACTTATAGATAATGGATTTGAAATGATATCTAAAACTATAGAAGAAGATTGGGTATCTATGATTTTAAGGTGA
- the plsY gene encoding glycerol-3-phosphate 1-O-acyltransferase PlsY, translated as MNISYIIIIIICYLIGSVQNGILLGKIFYKLDIRNFGSKSTGATNINRVLGIKPGVVVLILDILKGLIPIFIIKLIFDEEIIHILSSCFIVIGHCFPIYHRFKGGKGVATGFGSVIIHIPLISIALIPSLPIIYLTKYVSLGSVLGSLISMLLIFYLAIFSDIISYNFLYIGIVIPSIIIFKHRQNIIRIINNTENKITFNNNETK; from the coding sequence TTGAATATTTCCTACATAATTATAATTATTATTTGCTATCTTATTGGCTCGGTTCAAAATGGGATTTTACTTGGAAAAATTTTTTATAAATTAGATATAAGAAATTTTGGTTCTAAAAGTACTGGAGCTACAAACATTAATCGTGTCCTAGGAATAAAGCCAGGAGTGGTTGTTCTTATACTAGATATATTAAAAGGACTTATTCCAATTTTTATAATAAAGTTAATCTTTGATGAAGAGATAATCCATATTCTTAGTTCATGCTTTATAGTTATAGGACATTGCTTCCCAATTTATCATAGATTTAAGGGTGGAAAAGGAGTTGCTACAGGTTTCGGTAGCGTAATTATTCACATACCTTTAATATCAATTGCACTAATACCTTCTTTACCAATTATTTATCTTACGAAATATGTTTCCTTAGGATCAGTTTTAGGATCATTAATTTCTATGTTATTGATATTTTATTTAGCTATTTTTAGCGATATTATTAGCTATAATTTTTTATATATTGGAATAGTCATACCATCGATAATTATATTCAAGCATCGTCAAAATATAATTAGAATCATAAATAATACTGAAAATAAAATTACTTTTAATAATAATGAAACAAAATAA
- the argF gene encoding ornithine carbamoyltransferase, whose translation MIKNLIKISDCESNDLLNIINLGIEFKNSKKSTILSNKTAILLFDKPSLRTKLSFIAGVQKLGGNAIYFSPEEVGMGSREPIPDVSSVVSRMGDLAIIRTFEQEKIEIFSNYSKIPVINALTDDEHPCQALADIMTIHENLGTLIDKKITYIGDCNNVAKSLGYAVLSLGGLFSVSSPKGYEFDSETSDRFLDLGEERFQFSNYPNEIIPDSDIVYTDVWTSMGQEEEKNKRLQDFNGYQVNSNLLDMAKPTVKFMHDLPAHPGEEIEDGLLYDSRSVVFDQAENRLWAQTGLMEYIFSNL comes from the coding sequence ATGATAAAAAACTTAATCAAAATTAGTGATTGTGAATCCAATGATTTACTTAACATAATCAATCTAGGAATTGAATTCAAGAATAGTAAAAAATCAACTATTCTTAGTAATAAAACTGCAATCTTACTTTTTGATAAGCCTTCACTTAGAACTAAATTATCATTTATTGCAGGAGTTCAAAAGCTTGGAGGTAATGCAATATATTTCTCACCTGAAGAAGTAGGAATGGGTAGTAGAGAGCCAATTCCAGATGTATCTAGCGTAGTTAGTCGAATGGGAGATTTAGCTATTATAAGAACATTTGAACAAGAAAAAATTGAAATATTTAGTAATTATTCAAAAATTCCTGTTATAAATGCCTTAACTGATGATGAGCACCCATGCCAAGCTCTAGCTGACATAATGACAATACACGAGAATCTAGGTACCTTAATAGATAAAAAAATTACCTATATTGGTGATTGTAATAATGTTGCTAAAAGCCTGGGATATGCAGTTCTAAGTTTAGGAGGATTATTTTCTGTGAGCTCTCCTAAGGGGTATGAATTTGATAGTGAAACATCAGATCGTTTTTTAGATCTTGGAGAAGAAAGGTTTCAATTTTCAAATTATCCTAATGAGATAATCCCTGATTCAGATATTGTTTATACAGATGTTTGGACAAGTATGGGGCAAGAAGAAGAGAAGAATAAAAGACTTCAAGATTTTAACGGTTATCAAGTAAATTCAAATTTACTTGATATGGCAAAACCAACAGTAAAATTTATGCATGATTTGCCTGCGCATCCTGGAGAAGAAATTGAAGATGGTTTATTATATGACTCTAGATCTGTAGTATTTGATCAAGCAGAAAATAGACTATGGGCTCAAACGGGGCTTATGGAATACATTTTTTCAAATCTGTAG
- the dnaJ gene encoding molecular chaperone DnaJ: MTQQKEYYQILGVSRDASEEEIKKAFRQQALKYHPDRNQEPGADEKFKEINEAYQVLSDPEKRKLYDQYGYDGLRNAANGSSGFSGFEDLGGFGSIFDAFFGGSSSGETNSSRGNDLEIPVTISFEESAFGTEKEVIVDRYETCDICNGSKAEPGSDKSTCSSCNGSGKVTRLQKTFFGQFQQVSTCSSCDGEGVNISKKCKSCKGTGRKRNNRKLAITIPAGIEDDSKIRIRNQGDSGLKKNQSGDLYVSVNVTPHEKFQRLASDIYSIEDINIAQAVLGDKIVVQTLDGDVELKIPPGIQSGKKLRLSDKGIVSIGRGNRRGSHIITINISTPTNLSEEQKKLFEELKKSFK, translated from the coding sequence ATGACTCAACAAAAAGAATATTATCAAATATTAGGTGTTTCTAGAGATGCTTCAGAAGAAGAAATAAAAAAAGCTTTTAGACAGCAAGCTCTTAAGTATCACCCTGATAGGAATCAAGAGCCAGGAGCAGATGAAAAGTTCAAAGAAATTAATGAAGCATATCAGGTCCTAAGTGATCCAGAAAAAAGAAAACTCTATGATCAATATGGATATGATGGACTAAGAAATGCTGCAAATGGATCTTCAGGTTTTTCTGGATTTGAAGATCTTGGAGGATTTGGTAGTATTTTTGATGCATTTTTTGGTGGTTCATCTTCTGGAGAAACAAACTCTTCAAGGGGTAATGATTTAGAAATTCCTGTAACTATATCTTTTGAGGAATCTGCTTTTGGTACAGAGAAAGAAGTTATAGTAGACAGATACGAGACATGTGATATCTGCAATGGTTCAAAGGCTGAACCGGGATCAGATAAATCCACTTGTTCAAGCTGTAATGGTTCAGGTAAAGTGACTAGACTACAAAAAACATTTTTTGGACAATTTCAGCAAGTTTCAACTTGCTCTTCTTGTGATGGTGAAGGTGTGAATATTTCTAAAAAATGTAAATCCTGTAAAGGGACTGGTAGAAAGCGAAATAATAGAAAATTAGCAATAACAATTCCTGCTGGAATAGAGGATGATTCTAAGATAAGAATCAGAAATCAAGGTGATTCTGGGTTGAAAAAAAATCAATCAGGAGATTTATATGTGAGTGTAAATGTGACTCCTCATGAAAAATTTCAAAGACTTGCATCAGATATTTATTCAATAGAAGATATAAATATTGCTCAAGCTGTATTAGGAGATAAAATTGTTGTGCAAACTTTGGATGGAGATGTTGAGCTTAAGATACCACCAGGAATTCAATCTGGCAAAAAACTTAGATTATCAGATAAAGGAATAGTTTCTATTGGAAGAGGTAATAGAAGAGGAAGTCATATAATCACAATTAATATTTCAACTCCAACAAATCTTTCTGAAGAGCAAAAAAAATTATTTGAAGAATTGAAAAAATCTTTTAAGTAA
- a CDS encoding 16S rRNA (uracil(1498)-N(3))-methyltransferase, whose product MRIFYKDKIEEVIEIVSSRTHKIKSVLRSKLGDEIEIFDGNGTSYISEIMSISNNSVKLKVDKNNPEIVINSSPQITLAFSVLKPSRYEIAIEKTTEIGISNIVPLITQHTNDTYVKMFSQKRIERLENISISAAEQCGTNFVPTIQSPKKLSEFLNFYNQEDTLKILFYEKSKSNKLTSKKLKEYKQIILVIGPEGGFSEQELDTFKKYNYEIESLGNNILRGETAAICAVHNINMLISSIH is encoded by the coding sequence ATGAGAATATTTTATAAAGATAAAATTGAAGAGGTTATTGAGATTGTATCTTCTAGAACTCATAAAATAAAATCAGTTTTACGATCTAAATTAGGAGATGAAATTGAAATTTTTGATGGAAATGGTACTAGTTATATTTCAGAAATAATGTCAATTTCTAATAATTCAGTAAAGTTAAAAGTCGATAAAAATAATCCAGAAATAGTTATAAATTCCTCACCTCAAATAACTTTAGCTTTTTCAGTCTTAAAACCTTCTAGATATGAAATTGCTATTGAAAAAACAACTGAAATTGGAATAAGTAATATTGTGCCATTAATTACTCAACATACTAATGATACTTATGTAAAGATGTTTTCTCAAAAGAGAATAGAAAGATTAGAAAATATTTCTATTTCAGCTGCTGAACAATGTGGGACTAATTTTGTTCCTACAATACAAAGTCCAAAAAAATTATCTGAATTCTTAAATTTTTATAATCAAGAAGATACATTAAAAATATTATTTTATGAAAAATCAAAATCAAATAAACTAACCTCTAAAAAATTAAAAGAATATAAACAAATTATTCTTGTAATTGGTCCTGAAGGTGGATTTTCAGAGCAAGAATTAGATACTTTTAAAAAATATAATTATGAAATTGAGAGTTTAGGTAATAATATCTTAAGAGGTGAAACAGCTGCTATTTGTGCAGTGCATAATATTAATATGCTTATTAGTTCTATTCATTAG